A stretch of Buteo buteo chromosome 9, bButBut1.hap1.1, whole genome shotgun sequence DNA encodes these proteins:
- the INSM1 gene encoding insulinoma-associated protein 1 produces MPRGFLVKRSRRPTPVSYRARCCREAAAGPPLPAAAGGAPPPACPSAPPLPPPRDSPPPVPFGTPDAAVQALYSPTRPVSRDKYLERGFSLGSPVSAESFPAPAVPGTMDPLLFAPAELKLWAAAAGHAEPPAAHAAGPGPAPGGAPAPPAPAAPPASGRPPPAKRPPGAAEPGRQKAPSGKKAKAIRKLTFEDEVTTSPVLGLRIKEGPVEAPAKARGGCARPLGEFICQLCKEEYGDPFALAQHRCSRIVRVEYRCPECDKVFSCPANLASHRRWHKPRPPAAKGGPEAGRAPAEEPPKEAAAGSGSERDTPSPGGASEAGSEEGLFECPRCAKRFRRQAYLRKHLLGHPAPAPAPAAAAAPAPAPEPAAEEPPAPPPAECRLCPVCGETFPSKSSQERHLRLLHAAQVFPCKYCPATFYSSPGLTRHINKCHPSENRQVILLQVPLRPAC; encoded by the coding sequence ATGCCCCGGGGCTTCCTGGTGAAGCGCAGCCGGCGGCCCACCCCAGTCTCGTACCGGGCGCGCTGCTGCCGCgaggccgccgccggcccgccgctccccgccgccgccggcggcgccccgccgcccgcctgcccctccgccccgccgctgccgccgccgcgggaCTCGCCGCCGCCGGTGCCGTTCGGGACGCCCGATGCCGCCGTGCAGGCGCTGTACAGCCCCACGCGGCCCGTCAGCAGGGACAAGTACCTGGAGCGCGGCTTCAGCCTGGGCTCGCCCGTCTCGGCCGAGTCCTTCCCCGCCCCGGCCGTGCCCGGCACCATGGACCCGCTCCTCTTCGCCCCGGCCGAGCTCAAGCtctgggccgccgccgccggccacgCCGAGCCGCCCGCCGCCCacgccgccggccccggccccgctcccggcggagcccccgcgccgcccgccccggccgcgccgcccgcctcgggccgcccgccgcccgccaaGCGCCCGCCGGGCGCCGCCGAGCCCGGCCGGCAGAAGGCCCCGTCGGGCAAGAAGGCGAAGGCGATCCGCAAGCTGACCTTCGAGGACGAGGTGACCACGTCGCCCGTGCTGGGGCTGCGCATCAAGGAGGGCCCGGTGGAGGCGCCGGCCAAGGCGCGGGGCGGCTGCGCCCGGCCGCTGGGCGAGTTCATATGCCAGCTCTGCAAGGAGGAGTACGGGGACCCCTTCGCGCTGGCGCAGCACCGCTGCTCCCGCATCGTCCGGGTGGAGTACCGCTGCCCCGAGTGCGACAAGGTCTTCTCCTGCCCCGCCAACCTCGCCTCCCACCGCCGCTGGCACAagccgcgcccgcccgccgccaaGGGCGGCCCCGAGGCGGGCAGGGCGCCGGCCGAGGAGCCGCCGAAGGAGGCGGCCGCCGGCAGCGGCAGCGAGCGGGACACGCCGAGCCCCGGCGGCGCCTCGGAGGCGGGCTCCGAGGAGGGGCTCTTCGAGTGCCCCCGCTGCGCCAAGCGGTTCCGCCGGCAGGCCTACCTGCGCAAGCACCTGCTGGGCCacccggcccccgccccggccccggccgccgccgccgccccggccccggccccggagcCTGCCGCCGAggagccgcccgccccgccgcccgccgagTGCCGGCTCTGCCCCGTCTGCGGGGAGACCTTCCCCAGCAAGAGCAGCCAGGAGCGGCACCTCCGCCTCCTGCACGCCGCCCAGGTCTTCCCCTGCAAGTACTGCCCGGCCACCTTCTACAGCTCGCCCGGCCTCACCCGGCACATCAACAAGTGCCACCCCTCCGAGAACAGGCAGGTCATCCTGCTGCAGGTGCCGCTGCGCCCCGCCTGCTAG